Proteins encoded within one genomic window of Triticum aestivum cultivar Chinese Spring chromosome 2D, IWGSC CS RefSeq v2.1, whole genome shotgun sequence:
- the LOC123048474 gene encoding disease resistance protein RPM1-like, whose product MAEGVILLAVTKIGTALGNEVINKAGPLFRNFKAQVGELQGGMSRISCELRLMHEFLCTMDIRNRKDQVYGIWMEEVQKVAHRIEDIVDEYLFLVGQRHDIGWRFYLMKGFKQPEALLSLNRIVSLIKEAEASLLHLFQAKDRWVPMANNGPADNSGYIVERSQHLASTSHSISDEDLVGVEKNKKDLLEWLTVTDNEMEGSTVVLYGMGGLGKTALAANVYKQQRENYDCHAWVSVSQTYSPIDLLWKLFKELHRDGETAPTEINTMDLIYIKGKLSKFLEQKKYLIVLDDVWKQEAFNDLLGGLAPNTKGSRIVITTRNDDIAKLASEGRALKSECLPYDESRLLFCKKAFRMDDCPAELEVHTKEIVDKCNGLPLAIVSVGSLLFVREKNPTEWKRIHDQLGWELAHNPGLDDVRNTLYLSFIYLPTYLKSCFLYCALFPEDCTLHRKVLIRLWIAEGFIEERGHSTLEEVAEGYLNELVHRNMLQPLECNSFGRIRSFKMHDIVRELAIDLSQKGSFGLAYEYGNHGILDTNTRRLVVSKCSTDILSHLQLPRLRSCIIFDKAMPSSRILDSVADKSKYIVVLELRGLSSIEQVPSAVGCLFNLRYFGLRDSKVKILPKSIEKLSNLLTLDIFNNMIQELPHGIVKLKNLRHLLVERIVDPSHRAFICRHGMRIQKGLSNLTNLQTLNTIEAREDSIKELGELKQLRSLRISNLKETHCALFCKSLLKMQLLNQLHITMSDKDGILQLNELKTPPLNLQKLILRGRLAEETFQSPLFQKGGKKLCGLYLVWSCLPEDPLPSISGLDNLTELHLTEAFVGKKLTFNKGWFPNLKSLKLRDLPSLNKLKIKKGAMASLHILQLVNLRKLKDVPAGLEFLTTLQSLSFLHITEEFLVLLNEYSGIKEIPVWYSIEDQPVTRK is encoded by the coding sequence ATGGCAGAGGGGGTGATTCTTTTAGCGGTGACGAAGATTGGCACTGCTCTGGGAAATGAAGTGATAAACAAAGCTGGTCCGCTGTTCAGAAACTTCAAAGCACAGGTAGGAGAACTCCAAGGTGGAATGAGCCGTATAAGTTGCGAGCTCAGGCTGATGCATGAGTTTCTTTGTACGATGGATATACGCAATCGGAAGGAccaagtatatggaatttggatGGAGGAAGTGCAGAAAGTAGCACACCGGATTGAGGACATAGTAGATGAGTATCTATTCCTGGTAGGGCAGAGACATGACATTGGATGGAGGTTTTATCTGATGAAAGGATTCAAGCAACCAGAAGCTTTGCTTTCTTTAAACCGGATAGTCTCTCTGATAAAGGAAGCAGAGGCCAGTCTTCTGCACCTCTTCCAAGCAAAAGACCGATGGGTTCCAATGGCAAACAACGGCCCTGCTGATAACTCTGGCTATATTGTTGAGAGGTCCCAACATCTTGCAAGCACTTCTCATTCTAttagtgatgaagatcttgtgggGGTTGAGAAAAACAAAAAAGACCTACTGGAGTGGCTAACAGTAACAGATAATGAGATGGAAGGCTCTACAGTAGTACTGTATGGCATGGGAGGCCTTGGCAAAACTGCTCTAGCTGCAAATGTGTATAAACAGCAGAGAGAAAACTATGACTGTCATGCATGGGTATCTGTCTCACAAACATATTCGCCAATAGATCTCTTGTGGAAACTATTTAAGGAACTTCATCGTGATGGGGAAACTGCTCCGACCGAGATCAATACAATGGACTTGATCTATATAAAAGGTAAACTCAGCAAGTTTCTAGAGCAAAAGAAATACCTGATTGTGCTGGACGATGTCTGGAAACAGGAAGCATTCAATGATTTGCTAGGAGGACTTGCCCCAAATACTAAAGGAAGCAGAATAGTCATTACGACGCGCAATGACGATATAGCTAAGCTGGCGTCCGAAGGACGTGCACTAAAAAGTGAATGCTTGCCATATGATGAGTCAAGGTTACTCTTCTGTAAAAAAGCTTTTCGGATGGATGATTGCCCTGCCGAGCTGGAGGTCCAcacaaaggagatagtggataaatGTAATGGTTTGCCCCTTGCTATTGTCTCGGTTGGAAGTCTCTTGTTTGTGCGCGAGAAGAATCCAACAGAATGGAAACGAATCCATGACCAGCTAGGTTGGGAGCTAGCGCATAACCCAGGGCTTGATGATGTGAGGAATACTTTGtatttgagcttcatataccttcCTACATACCTGAAGAGTTGTTTTCTGTACTGTGCCTTGTTTCCAGAGGACTGCACTCTTCACAGGAAGGTGCTCATCAGACTATGGATTGCAGAGGGGTTCATTGAGGAAAGGGGTCATAGTACATTGGAAGAAGTTGCAGAAGGCTATTTGAACGAGCTTGTCCACAGAAATATGCTGCAGCCTCTGGAATGCAACTCATTTGGCAGAATAAGATCTTTCAAAATGCATGACATTGTTCGTGAGTTGGCAATTGATTTATCCCAGAAAGGAAGTTTTGGTCTTGCATATGAGTATGGGAATCATGGTATCCTGGACACAAACACTCGTCGCTTGGTTGTATCTAAATGCAGCACTGATATTTTGTCACATTTACAGCTACCTCGTCTTAGATCTTGCATCATATTTGATAAGGCCATGCCATCATCCAGAATACTTGATTCTGTAGCAGATAAGTCTAAGTACATTGTAGTCCTGGAACTACGTGGCTTGTCGTCCATTGAGCAAGTACCAAGTGCTGTTGGGTGTCTTTTTAATCTGCGTTATTTTGGATTGCGCGATTCAAAGGTGAAGATCCTCCCAAAGTCTATCGAGAAGCTCTCCAACTTGTTGACATTGGATATTTTCAACAATATGATACAAGAATTGCCTCATGGGATTGTCAAGCTGAAGAACTTAAGGCACTTACTTGTTGAGAGAATTGTAGATCCGTCACATCGAGCTTTTATATGTCGCCATGGTATGCGCATCCAGAAGGGTCTATCAAATTTGACTAATTTGCAGACGCTGAATACAATTGAAGCACGAGAAGATTCTATTAAAGAGCTGGGGGAGCTGAAGCAACTAAGGAGCTTGAGGATAAGTAACCTGAAGGAAACCCACTGTGCGCTTTTTTGCAAGTCCCTCTTGAAGATGCAACTCTTGAATCAATTACATATTACCATGAGTGACAAGGATGGAATTCTTCAGTTGAATGAGCTGAAAACCCCACCCCTCAACCTTCAGAAACTCATTCTAAGAGGGAGATTGGCAGAAGAGACATTTCAGTCTCCTCTTttccagaaaggaggaaagaagctatGTGGACTATATCTTGTTTGGTCGTGTCTGCCAGAAGATCCCCTCCCATCCATCTCAGGATTGGATAACCTGACAGAGCTGCATCTTACAGAAGCATTCGTCGGGAAAAAATTAACATTCAATAAGGGATGGTTCCCCAATTTGAAGTCTCTGAAACTGCGTGACTTGCCTTCTCTAAATAAGCTAAAGATAAAGAAAGGTGCCATGGCAAGCCTCCATATTTTGCAGCTAGTGAACCTGAGAAAATTGAAGGATGTTCCAGCTGGCCTTGAGTTTCTTACAACCCTCCAAAGTCTAAGTTTTCTCCATATCACTGAAGAGTTCCTTGTGTTGCTGAATGAATATTCTGGGATTAAGGAGATCCCGGTGTGGTATTCTATAGAAGATCAGCCTGTGACAAGGAAAT